The following proteins come from a genomic window of Anabas testudineus chromosome 3, fAnaTes1.2, whole genome shotgun sequence:
- the slc7a6os gene encoding probable RNA polymerase II nuclear localization protein SLC7A6OS: MDPNTTILRVKRKRGTDPADALLLACKRIRPETSQSSGETVPEPNEAEVENSVFKLVATVATQDAPVQTQVRQALARPRMAHALRPSAASSQRIIRDLRSTKWSTRREERYRILSSHRTGLSSPAEQQNSQTDASEDVEKAGKEDKCWGLGEIQVVDLVHENLEDQDKSPGKALSSDPEVILCNNTKMLRERLSVSGERLGEEHREQDEDYVYDLYYQETVTPGWIQDILSVRAYADEGELVPDLVVHEEEVYEDEDDENEEGNWRNDYPDEESDPDSDREERYGGYWEEEHSYSRRSWERYQKDVLHELGHRDDGEDDDDGDKYDSD; the protein is encoded by the exons ATGGATCCGAACACCACGATCCTGCGAGTCAAGAGAAAACGGGGCACCGACCCCGCTGATGCTCTGCTGCTGGCCTGCAAACGTATCCGGCCGGAAACGTCGCAGAGCTCGGGCGAAACGGTACCGGAGCCAAATGAAGCCGAGGTGGAAAACTCTGTGTTTAAACTCGTGGCGACAGTCGCGACACAG GATGCTCCTGTTCAGACGCAGGTTCGTCAGGCTTTGGCTCGGCCTCGCATGGCGCACGCTCTGCGTCCCTCTGCTGCCAGTTCCCAGCGGATAATTCGGGATCTGCGGAGCACGAAGTGGAGCACCAGGAGGGAGGAACGCTACAGAATACTCTCTAGCCACCGTACAGGGTTGTCAAGTCCAGCTGAGCAGCAAAACTCCCAGACAGATGCCTCTGAGGATGTAGAGAAAGCCGGGAAAGAGGACAAATGTTGGGGTCTTGGTGAAATCCAGGTGGTTGATCTGGTACACGAGAATCTTGAGGACCAGGACAAGTCTCCTGGGAAG GCGCTGTCCTCGGATCCAGAAGTGATCCTGTGTAACAACACAAAGATGCTGCGTGAGCGTCTGAGTGTATCTGGTGAAAGACTGGGGGAAGAACACCGGGAGCAGGACGAGGACTACGTCTACGATCTCTACTACCAGGAAACGGTCACACCAGGCTGGATCCAGGACATCCTGTCTGTCAGGGCCTACGCTGATGAGGGAGAACTg gtGCCTGACCTTGTGGTTCATGAAGAGGAGGTGTATGAGGATGAGGACGATGAAAACGAGGAAGGCAACTGGAGGAATGACTACCCTGATGAGGAAAGTGACccagacagtgacagagaggagCGCTATGGTG GCTACTGGGAGGAGGAGCACTCGTACAGCCGGAGGAGCTGGGAGCGCTACCAGAAGGACGTTCTCCACGAGCTGGGCCACCGTGATGACggtgaggatgatgatgatggagacaaATATGATTCTGACTGA
- the LOC113174239 gene encoding E3 ubiquitin-protein ligase TRIM21-like — protein sequence MSAVTCLLSEDHFLCPICLDVFTAPVTIPCGHTFCKNCITQNWRINRKCKCPVCKKLFDIITELHVNIFISEMAAQFRQSTAKQTSEVSKPGEVPCDVCTGIKLKALKSCLVCLASYCEAHLERHHTVSGLKRHKLIDPLDNLEGRMCPKHNEVMELFCRTDQVCVCQLCNKSEHEGHRVVPLREEWEGRKTELGKAEGKLEQMILERQLKIQQLKQTAKLSKDAADKETADGARVFSALRQVVETSLAEVTEHIKQKQKAAEEQAEDFIKELDHEISKLRKRKSEVKQLVHSDDHLHLLQSFSSLSTFPPTKDWSKASLRQPSYEGVAARAVAQLKDTLSKGMEKLLEAELKRVQRYAVDLTLDPDTAHPKLILSDDGKQVNHSDVEKNLPDNPERFSYCVIVLSKQSFSCGRFYYEVEVKGKTKWDLGVASVSANRKGQITSSPEAGYWTLQLRNGKEYVALTDPDVVLSVKQRPQKVGVFVDYEEGLVCFFDVDTADLIYSFTGCSFTDKLHPFFSPCFNDNGDNSAPLRISAVNQTDCISHL from the coding sequence ATGTCAGCTGTGAcctgtctgctgtctgaagaCCACTTTCTGTGCCCCATCTGTCTGGATGTGTTCACCGCTCCTGTTACCATACCATGTGGACACACTTTCTGCAAAAACTGCATCACTCAAAACTGGAGAATCAACAGAAAATGCAAGTGTCCCGTGTGTAAAAAGCTTTTTGACATTATCACTGAGCTGCATGTCAACATTTTTATATCGGAGATGGCTGCTCAGTTCAGGCAGTCAACTGCAAAGCAAACCTCAGAGGTTTCCAAACCGGGTGAGGTTCCCTGTGACGTCTGCACTGGCATCAAACTGAAGGCCCTCAAATCCTGCTTGGTGTGTCTGGCCTCGTACTGTGAAGCTCATCTGGAGCGACATCACACCGTGTCAGGACTAAAAAGACACAAGCTCATTGACCCTCTGGACAATCTAGAAGGCAGGATGTGTCCAAAGCACAACGAAGTCATGGAGCTGTTCTGCAGGACtgaccaggtgtgtgtgtgtcagctgtgtaACAAGTCTGAACATGAGGGTCACAGGGTTGTTCCTCTGAGGGAAGAAtgggaaggaaggaaaacagagCTGGGGAAGGCGGAGGGTAAATTAGAGCAGATGATCTTGGAGAGACAGCTGAAGATCCAGCAGCTCAAACAGACAGCGAAGCTCAGCAAGGACGCTGCGGACAAAGAGACAGCAGATGGCGCACGTGTCTTCAGTGCTCTGAGGCAGGTTGTTGAGACAAGCCTGGCAGAGGTCACTGAACacatcaaacagaaacagaaggcAGCAGAGGAACAAGCTGAGGACTTCATCAAAGAGCTGGATCACGAGATCTCAAAGCTGAGGAAGAGAAAGTCTGAGGTGAAGCAGCTCGTACACTCTGATGAtcacctccatctcctccagaGCTTCTCTTCCTTAAGCACGTTTCCTCCCACCAAAGACTGGAGTAAAGCCAGTCTCCGTCAGCCATCATATGAGGGGGTCGCGGCCAGAGCTGTAGCTCAGCTCAAGGACACACTCAGCAAAGGAATGGAGAAGCTGCTTGAGGCTGAGTTGAAGAGGGTGCAGCGGTATGCAGTGGATCTGACGCTTGATCCTGACACAGCGCATCCAAAACTCATCCTGTCCGATGATGGGAAACAAGTAAATCACAGCGACGTAGAGAAGAATCTCCCCGACAACCCGGAGAGGTTTTCCTACTGTGTCATCGTCTTGAGTAAGCAGAGTTTCTCTTGTGGGAGATTCTACTACGAGGTTGAGGTTAAAGGGAAAACTAAGTGGGATCTAGGAGTGGCCAGCGTGTCGGCAAACAGGAAAGGACAAATCACATCCAGCCCGGAGGCCGGCTACTGGACGCTACAGCTGAGGAACGGGAAGGAATACGTAGCTCTCACCGACCCTGATGTGGTTCTTTCTGTGAAACAGCGACCTCAGAAGGTGGGAGTGTTTGTGGATTATGAGGAAGGTCTAGTCTGCTTCTTCGATGTTGACACTGCAGATTTGATCTACTCCTTCACCGGCTGCTCCTTCACTGACAAACTCCACCCGTTCTTCAGTCCCTGTTTTAATGATAACGGCGACAACTCCGCCCCTCTCAGGATCTCTGCTGTTAATCAAACTGATTGTATCAGTCACCTTTGA